A single genomic interval of Pseudomonas sp. FeN3W harbors:
- a CDS encoding lysophospholipid acyltransferase family protein: MLGALLAFAITSVARLLTGTRSLWIGCAPLNRQRIYFANHSSHGDFVLLWASLPPDLRRRTRPVAGADYWQSSALRRFVIHRLFNGVLVDRERSGPESNPLQPMLDALAGGDSLILFPEGTRNLEEGLLPFKSGLYRLGLACPDVELVPVWIANLNRVMPKSRSLPLPLPLLCSVSFGAPMSIEKDEDKDAFLQRARLALLELAPKED, translated from the coding sequence ATGCTCGGCGCCCTGCTCGCCTTCGCGATCACTTCCGTTGCACGCCTGCTGACCGGTACGCGCAGCCTCTGGATCGGCTGCGCGCCGCTCAACCGGCAACGCATCTACTTCGCCAACCACAGCAGCCACGGCGATTTCGTGCTGCTCTGGGCATCGCTGCCGCCTGACCTGCGGCGCAGGACCCGGCCCGTCGCCGGCGCCGATTACTGGCAGAGCAGCGCATTGCGCCGCTTCGTCATCCATCGTCTGTTCAACGGCGTGCTGGTGGATCGCGAGCGCAGCGGCCCGGAGTCGAATCCACTGCAACCGATGCTCGACGCCCTGGCTGGCGGCGATTCGCTGATCCTCTTCCCCGAGGGCACGCGCAATCTGGAAGAAGGCCTGCTGCCGTTCAAGAGCGGGCTGTATCGCCTGGGCCTGGCGTGCCCGGACGTGGAGCTGGTGCCGGTGTGGATCGCCAACCTCAATCGGGTGATGCCCAAGAGCCGCAGCCTGCCGCTGCCACTGCCGCTGCTGTGCAGCGTCAGCTTCGGCGCGCCCATGAGCATCGAAAAGGACGAGGACAAGGACGCGTTTCTGCAGCGCGCTCGCCTGGCTCTGCTAGAACTGGCCCCGAAGGAAGACTGA
- a CDS encoding CDP-alcohol phosphatidyltransferase family protein, whose product MPSIYQLKPRFQALLRPLVQRLHDSGITANQVTLAALVVSLAVAAVVALLIEHLWVFLLIPLWMLLRMALNAIDGMLAREFGQQSKLGAYLNELCDVAADAALYLPLALVAGVWPAAVVLVVVLAALTEYAGVLGPMVGASRRYDGPMGKSDRAFAFGVLATGVALDLLPAAWINGLLLLIAGLSILTLSNRVRQGLAETASAPAEAD is encoded by the coding sequence ATGCCCTCCATCTATCAGCTCAAACCCCGTTTTCAGGCACTACTGCGCCCGCTGGTCCAGCGCCTCCATGACAGCGGCATCACGGCCAATCAGGTCACGCTGGCAGCGCTGGTCGTGTCTCTGGCAGTCGCAGCGGTGGTTGCGCTGCTGATCGAGCACCTCTGGGTCTTCCTGCTGATCCCACTGTGGATGCTGCTGCGCATGGCACTGAACGCCATCGACGGCATGCTGGCGCGGGAATTCGGCCAGCAATCGAAGCTCGGCGCCTACCTCAACGAACTCTGCGACGTGGCCGCCGATGCGGCGCTCTATCTGCCACTCGCGCTGGTGGCCGGCGTCTGGCCTGCTGCCGTGGTACTGGTGGTGGTGCTCGCAGCACTCACCGAGTACGCCGGGGTGCTCGGCCCGATGGTAGGCGCCTCACGTCGTTACGACGGCCCGATGGGCAAGAGCGACAGGGCCTTCGCCTTCGGCGTGCTGGCCACCGGCGTCGCCTTGGACCTGTTGCCAGCTGCCTGGATCAACGGCTTGTTGCTGCTGATCGCCGGGCTGTCGATCCTCACGTTGAGCAACCGGGTCAGACAAGGCCTGGCGGAAACCGCATCGGCGCCCGCCGAAGCGGACTGA
- a CDS encoding phosphatidate cytidylyltransferase translates to MDRNTLLLFAGIGALLALASLIGFVLKRRSGGESSPVIDNLNARINAWWVMVALIGIAFWLGHTAVVILFYLVSFFALREFMTLTPTRSSDYPALVAAFYLVLPLQYLLVAVGWYGLFAIFIPVYVFLLLPILASLGGDTTRFLERASKVQWGLMIAVFCVSHVPALLTLEIANYDGRNLLLIAWLIIVVQLSDVLQYVCGKLAGKRKIAPNLSPSKTVEGFVGGIFLATLIGAALFWITPFAWWQAALMALLLNLLGFFGGLVMSAIKRDRGVKDWGHMIEGHGGMLDRLDSVCFAAPIFFHLVRYGWT, encoded by the coding sequence ATGGATCGCAATACCCTGCTGCTGTTCGCCGGTATCGGCGCCCTGCTCGCCCTGGCCTCGCTGATCGGCTTCGTCCTCAAGCGTCGCAGCGGCGGCGAGAGTAGCCCGGTGATCGACAACCTCAATGCGCGCATCAATGCCTGGTGGGTGATGGTCGCGCTGATCGGCATCGCCTTCTGGCTCGGCCACACGGCCGTGGTGATCCTCTTCTACCTAGTGTCGTTCTTCGCATTGCGCGAATTCATGACGCTGACGCCGACACGCAGCAGCGACTATCCGGCGCTGGTCGCGGCGTTCTATCTGGTACTGCCGCTGCAATATCTGCTGGTAGCGGTCGGCTGGTACGGCCTGTTCGCCATCTTCATTCCGGTCTACGTCTTTCTGCTGTTGCCGATCCTGGCGTCGCTGGGTGGCGATACCACGCGCTTTCTCGAACGCGCATCCAAGGTGCAATGGGGGCTGATGATCGCAGTCTTCTGCGTCTCCCACGTCCCTGCCCTGCTCACCTTGGAGATTGCCAACTACGACGGTCGCAACCTGCTGCTGATCGCCTGGCTGATCATCGTCGTGCAACTCTCCGACGTGCTGCAGTACGTGTGCGGCAAGCTGGCCGGCAAGCGCAAGATCGCCCCGAATCTGTCGCCGTCCAAGACCGTCGAAGGCTTCGTCGGCGGGATCTTCCTCGCGACGCTGATCGGCGCGGCGCTGTTCTGGATCACCCCGTTCGCTTGGTGGCAGGCGGCCCTGATGGCGCTGCTGCTGAACCTGCTGGGCTTCTTCGGTGGCCTGGTGATGTCGGCGATCAAGCGCGACCGCGGCGTCAAGGACTGGGGGCACATGATCGAGGGCCACGGCGGCATGCTCGACCGGCTCGATTCGGTCTGCTTCGCCGCGCCGATCTTCTTCCACCTGGTGCGCTACGGCTGGACCTGA
- the ppnN gene encoding nucleotide 5'-monophosphate nucleosidase PpnN: MTQRNVINASVTPKGSLETLSQREVQQLSEVGSGSTHKLFRQCALAILNTGTRIDNAKTILEAYEDFEVRILQQDRGVRLELFNAPADAFVDGEMIASTREMLFSALRDIVYTESELSSARIDLSTSQGITDYVFHLLRNARTLRPGVEPSMVVCWGGHSISTEEYKYSKRVGHELGLRSLDVCTGCGPGVMKGPMKGATIAHAKQRRVGSRYLGLTEPGIIAAEAPNPIVNELVILPDIEKRLEAFVRVGHGIIIFPGGVGTAEEFLYLLGILLHPANRDVPFPVILTGPSDAADYLQQLHDFVGATLGEEAQKRYQIVFNDPAEVARQMTEGLREVRRFRRERNDAFHFNWLLKIEEGFQRPFDPTHEAMASLPLRRDLPPHELAANLRRAFSGIVAGNVKDKGIRRIEQYGRYEIHGDAAIMQPLDKLLQAFVEQHRMKLPGGVPYTPCYRVVS, encoded by the coding sequence ATGACCCAACGCAACGTAATCAACGCCTCGGTTACCCCCAAAGGCAGTCTGGAAACCCTTTCGCAACGCGAAGTGCAGCAACTGAGCGAAGTCGGTTCCGGCAGCACGCACAAACTGTTCCGCCAGTGTGCCCTGGCAATTCTCAACACCGGCACGCGCATCGATAACGCCAAGACCATCCTCGAAGCCTACGAGGACTTCGAAGTGCGCATCCTGCAGCAGGATCGCGGCGTACGCCTCGAACTGTTCAACGCCCCGGCCGACGCCTTCGTCGATGGCGAGATGATCGCCAGCACCCGCGAAATGCTCTTCAGCGCGCTGCGCGACATCGTCTATACCGAGAGCGAACTGAGCAGTGCCCGCATCGACCTGAGCACCTCCCAGGGCATCACCGACTACGTCTTCCACCTGCTGCGCAACGCCCGCACGCTGCGCCCGGGTGTCGAGCCGAGCATGGTGGTGTGCTGGGGCGGCCACTCGATCAGCACCGAGGAATACAAGTACAGCAAGCGCGTCGGCCATGAACTGGGCCTGCGCAGCCTGGACGTCTGCACCGGCTGCGGGCCGGGCGTGATGAAGGGGCCGATGAAGGGCGCCACCATCGCCCACGCCAAGCAACGCCGCGTCGGCAGCCGTTACCTGGGACTGACCGAGCCGGGCATCATCGCCGCCGAGGCGCCGAACCCGATCGTCAACGAGCTGGTGATCCTGCCGGACATCGAGAAGCGCCTGGAAGCCTTCGTCCGTGTCGGACACGGCATCATCATCTTCCCCGGTGGCGTCGGCACGGCCGAGGAATTCCTCTACCTGCTCGGGATCCTGCTGCACCCGGCCAATCGTGACGTGCCGTTCCCGGTCATCCTCACCGGGCCAAGCGATGCCGCGGACTATCTGCAGCAGCTGCACGATTTCGTCGGTGCGACCCTTGGCGAGGAAGCGCAGAAGCGCTACCAGATCGTCTTCAACGACCCGGCCGAAGTGGCGCGCCAGATGACCGAGGGCCTGCGCGAAGTACGACGCTTCCGCCGTGAGCGCAACGATGCGTTCCACTTCAACTGGCTGCTGAAGATCGAGGAAGGTTTCCAGCGACCGTTCGATCCGACCCACGAGGCCATGGCCAGCTTGCCGCTGCGCCGCGACCTGCCGCCCCATGAGCTGGCCGCCAACCTGCGCCGCGCGTTTTCCGGCATCGTCGCCGGCAACGTCAAGGACAAGGGCATCCGCCGCATCGAGCAGTACGGCCGTTACGAGATCCACGGCGATGCCGCGATCATGCAGCCGCTGGACAAGTTGCTGCAGGCCTTCGTCGAGCAGCACCGCATGAAACTGCCCGGCGGCGTGCCCTACAC